TAGCCGCAGCATGACTTGCCACACGCGCTGACGCATGATGAAACAGTATCCTACTCTTGGGCACAGACACTAGTTCTACAAGTTTTGCAGTAGTATCCACCGTCGCAGGCCCAGCATTCTCTAGGTGCAAATGCACTATACAGTCGTTGTCACGAGCATACTCGAGTGCTCTAGTCATTATAGTAGACGCTATCGCTACCCTCTCCGGCATTGTCTTGTAGTGCTGCCTACCAACTTCACCAATACCATCCAGTAGTCCTTGCCTACACATTTCCCCCACATACTCTACTACACGTAGCCCCAGGCTTAGCACGTCTTCCGGAGAGAGTCCAGCCGATATTAGCTTGTCCACTTCCGCCGGATGGAAGCCTGCAAGACATGCAACACGGAGTCCAGCTTCACGAGCCCTTCTACATTCCCTAAGATGAATGTCTATAGCTTTCATATACATCTCAAAACCCGGACGCGCATCGAGACCATAGTGCCATGGCGGGAGCATAACTAGTGCCATAAACCAGCCGCCTTTCTCTGCAAATCTCTTCGCTACAGCTGCAGCCCCCATACCCAGCGGACTACTATGCGCATGGGCATCACCGAATACAAGCTTCATAGTCTACACCCTTTAACGGACCCCTGGCCAGCCTCGGGTTTATAGCGTAAGCTGCTAACAGCGTGCCTTTGAACACCCATTGACGGTCGGAGTAGGACCACTCGCTCATCCCCCGGAGAGCTCCATACCCGGGGCTCGGTGGTAGGGGCCTCCTCATCCCACGCATACAGCGATAACTCTTGAGCTGCTACCTAATCGTAGTTTATCCTAATTAGCGGCAATACACATGCCATCACCTAGCTCCTTCTTCAATACTGTATCAGCCCTCACACGGCTCCTCATAGGCCCCTGGTAGGCCTCAGACCGGAATCGCTCATCACCATCCCCATCTCTTCTTACGCCACACCACCGACTAGAGCCCGGGATAGGGTTATCTTACCCTCTTGACCCTTGTATCGTCTTGCCCTGGGAATAGCAGTGACACAAGATTATTGGAGCCGAGGAGTAAAGCTCTCCTTCATATTCAACCTAGCTATCTACTTTGCCGGCCTAACAGCCGGCTTCATGTCTCCAAGCACTAGTGTACTGCAGTCTGTACTAGAGAATTTCACGGGCATCGGTCAGCTCACAATGTTCCACAAGTATGTGTTTATAGCTGTTAACAACATCGTACTAGCATTCACTCTCGTCCTATTCTCCATAGCCGTTATACCAGGACTCGCAGTAATAGCCTATAACGGCTACATAGTGGGGGCATTAGCCGCCTTATGGCTCAGCATGCACCAGCCCTTGCAGAAGTTCCTAGCATTGCTAGTTCCCCACGGCATAATCGAGATGCCCGCACTCTTCTACGCATCATCCATAGGACTAACCATAGCGACCACACATATAGCTGGAGCTCGACGTATAGATGCCGTAAAGAAGGCGCTATCCAGTATAACCGTAGTAGTCTACTTACTCCTATTAGCAGCAGCTGTAGAGGTCATAATCACACCCTACATATCTTCTCTCGTATAAAACCATAATCATTACTTAAGCCTAAAAGATTGAAAATAAATATACTAGGATTACTACCAAGCATTAAGCGGGAGATGAAGAGTGACAGGCATACTGGAGTTCAGGCTAAGGTTACCCACCGGACGCGAAGCAGCACTAGTTGAAGGATTACGATTCTGCTACGACCTCAGCGAGACAGATGCAATAATACTATTCGAGCTTCTTAGGGGAGGCGAGTATACGGTCGACGATCTTACAAGAGGGCTAAGACTAAGCAAAGCTACCGTGAATAGAAGCCTATCCAAGCTAGTCGAGATAGGGTTCGTCTCTAGGGCTAGGGAGAAACGCGCTGGTGTCGGGCGGCCACGGTACCGCTACTATGTAGAGGATCCACGAAAAGTTATCATGCGTGTTATCGAGGATTTTGAGAAATGCTCTGCAGCATTCAAAGAAGCTCTACAAGAGCTCCTGAGAATAGTTGAAGAAGAGAGAGCCAAAAGGAAAGGGCAATAGCGTGCTCAGCACCAGGGCTGGAGTTATCACGCTATTGCCAGCTACCGGGCCAGATGTCGTCTCTTCAAGTGCCAGCCAAGCCACGGCGTCCATATGGCTATCGAACCCGTCTATTATCCGCATAAAGCTGCTACCATTATACATCCTCCATGTCATCCTCAAGCGCAGTCTCCGTTAGCTCCCCCTCCTTTGGCACAATACCCATAACCGGTGTCTTAGCCACAGCCTGGCTAGACATCACCACTTGCATATAGTATAGTATTGCTTCTCTTATGAATTCGCTCCTACTAGCATACCCGAGAGAGCGCCATATACGATCCATTTCCTCTATTATGTCTACTTCAAGTTTTACAGAGACTACTTTCTTTGGCGGCGACACCGGCACATCAAACACGTTGCCAGTATCATATACTCTTTGCCTGCTAGTCATCTTGGCTGCACCATACACGACACTCCTACCATAACCTTATGGCCTAGACAGCCAGACTATAAT
The window above is part of the Pyrodictium abyssi genome. Proteins encoded here:
- a CDS encoding stage II sporulation protein M yields the protein MTQDYWSRGVKLSFIFNLAIYFAGLTAGFMSPSTSVLQSVLENFTGIGQLTMFHKYVFIAVNNIVLAFTLVLFSIAVIPGLAVIAYNGYIVGALAALWLSMHQPLQKFLALLVPHGIIEMPALFYASSIGLTIATTHIAGARRIDAVKKALSSITVVVYLLLLAAAVEVIITPYISSLV
- a CDS encoding ribbon-helix-helix domain-containing protein, which codes for MTSRQRVYDTGNVFDVPVSPPKKVVSVKLEVDIIEEMDRIWRSLGYASRSEFIREAILYYMQVVMSSQAVAKTPVMGIVPKEGELTETALEDDMEDV
- the lrs14 gene encoding HTH-type transcriptional regulator Lrs14 → MTGILEFRLRLPTGREAALVEGLRFCYDLSETDAIILFELLRGGEYTVDDLTRGLRLSKATVNRSLSKLVEIGFVSRAREKRAGVGRPRYRYYVEDPRKVIMRVIEDFEKCSAAFKEALQELLRIVEEERAKRKGQ
- a CDS encoding TatD family hydrolase, with the protein product MKLVFGDAHAHSSPLGMGAAAVAKRFAEKGGWFMALVMLPPWHYGLDARPGFEMYMKAIDIHLRECRRAREAGLRVACLAGFHPAEVDKLISAGLSPEDVLSLGLRVVEYVGEMCRQGLLDGIGEVGRQHYKTMPERVAIASTIMTRALEYARDNDCIVHLHLENAGPATVDTTAKLVELVSVPKSRILFHHASARVASHAAASGYWATVAGKKELMRRVFEKIGVKHIMIESDYIDDPKRPCVSSCPWEIIDRQVELMRSGVVDEETLYRINVDNIVEFYRVEPP